The window ATCAACGTTGAGATGTTCCACCTGTCATCAAGAcgtcctgccgttgttgaatcagaaactataGAGGATGGCTCAGTCCCAGTGTCCCCCCTAAGGcctcaaaccctgaaccctcagggactcaCTGACGCCACCTGTTAAACGGTTGAGTGTGAGAAACTgtgagggcttgaaatggtgtaaataggAATAGGACCGCACTTTGCTTCAACATATCACATTACCATGATGACGTCAATAAATATTGTGTACAATTGTGGGtaattattttgtactttttacaccCTGATTTGAACGTCtccaggctctttcctcacaTATGAGACGTCATTTCAAGTCATCtagtttttgtcaaaacagtttcaataacaaaacaaaatgtttgatgaattcctctgatttcatgtgtttttatttcccctcttcaaaccttaatgttgttgtgtaaatataATTGCACATGCTGAACAAACACAtgccgtcctctttgtttacctttttattaaaaGACTTAATTCTTCAATTTGTAACTGCGCgtttaacgtcacattgcaatgaattgtgggtaattcccttgggcaAAGTCTGCATCTAATACTAGTTTAcggaaagggttcataaagggctcgAAATATGAGTGAGTCTGGGTGGAGATTGGGCCGATAAATTGATCGTCTGGAAGctgcagtcatccagacgcagttcctggagaagctgtgttTGGCTCcggatattattattaacccAGACACAAGGAAATTTGATGTCCCAACGTTTATGGGAATCCCACAACATCTACAATGCAGAAATAAtggttatttctttcatggtggacggtggaaattaaatgttttcatggcgataagccactcctcctctccggtGCATTTAGCTCGAATGAAGGGAATAACCACAATTAGTCCTCAGCATTAATCAGTGTGAATAGACGGCACCCCACTGCGTAACAAatccccttcaaaataaaagcacaggaatTTCTTCGTAACTTTTTTCTTTGCCCAGGCCAGGCCCGCGACCCACCAGTTGACAATCACTGGTTTAATCCATAGGTGAAGAGCCATTGGAAACCTAACCCTGTAGAGGGCGCTGGTGAATCACGTTTCAGAAAGCGGCTACGAAGAAGAACGCGGTTCAAAGGTCAAGTTGGTTGAATTTGGTTCCGGTGTATTTTCTCTGGGGGTCACACAGAAGGGGAAAGGAACCTAAAAGGCTTCAAACATGCTGTTACGAGTAAGtacgatgggggggggggggtcacaccgGGGGTTCACACCGGGGGTTCACACCGGGGTTTCAATAAAGCCGTTGTTATTCCAGCGCGTGGTGCTGAGCCTAGTAGCTAACGAGCAGCTTGTGCACCAACACTTGAACGCACCACCTCTGAGCCAAGTCAGGTGAACGGTAACGGACTCCGCTATCGACGTCGTAAAGAACTCAATCCGTGTGTCTTTCATTGACTCGTGgcttgttatttatttgtatttgttggaTGATGACAACAGTCCAGTTGTGTACGTTAGTTTTCATGGTGGCCTACAAGTGGTGAACAACAAAACCACGCACTCTTGATTAGATTTAGATTTCAGCACTGATAAGCTCAGCAAATAAGCAAAGATATGCACATTATTTTGCATTACAAGTAGTTGTACACATACAACTTATTATACAGTATGTCAATAGATAAGAGGATTGCTAATGAGTTATAAGCAGTTTGCGTCCCACATTTACACAATAATGTACCAAGTACTGAAATATTTGATATCacatattatgtgtgtgttttctgcacgTCTGTGTCTTTCAGAGGGTGTTGCACATCGGTGGCTTGACGCTGAAACACAGCAGGCCGATCCACCACAGTCCAGTCTGGAGGAGTCCCCTCATCCCCATGGTGGTGGAGCAGACGGTGAGTCAGCGTCAcgacttttgtgtgtgtatataactgTAAAAAACGTATATTATATTAGTATGTAGTACAACACAACAGTCGTTGTTTTGACGAGGAGccaaacatataaacaaaaagaacaatttaTTCAGAAGTCAGAGCGTTGCTGAAGGCAGCATCGGGGAGAGCGATCTGTTTTAAAGTCTCTTTGCCATTGGGCCATCCTATAACTGAAACAGGAAATCAAATGCCTTTTGAAGCAGATTCACATAATTTCATCTCAGGACAGAAATTAAGCAAATACCACTGGAGAAGTGTACATGCGCAGTGCAGATGTTCAGCTCGTCACAGCACCTgatataattgttttgttggggtTCTAAAATGTCCTTTCCTTTGTATTTCCAGGGTAGAGGAGAAAGAGCATATGACATCTATTCTCGCCtcctgagagagagaatcaTTTGTGTAATGGGTCCTGTAAGTGGCAAGATTCAATACATTtctaaaagaaatgtaaaagtgtTCAAAATGATTTTATATAACTTTGCTCTTCCTCCCTCAGATCGATGACTCTGTAGCCAGTCTGGTGATCGCCCAGCTGCTCTTCCTACAgtcagaaagcaacaacaaaaccatccacatgtacatcaaCAGTCCTGGTGAGACGCTCAGTGCTGGAAAGGGAAAAAGCAAACTCGTGTCAGAAAACCCTagaatgaattaaatcaaattctttttttatccccttttttttgtgagaaaagaaaaacatctattTCAGATTTTTGAGGTGGAAAAACATAAAGACAAACTTatgcttttacatttaaagcatttatattttccattttaggagtttcaaattatttatttttcatattgtaattgctgtttaatatttatttttagaatcCCATTATGGTCTAATTATCTTGAGGTGTACAACACAATAATATAccagtttccctttttttaagtaaaacatCTGGTGTTTAtgccttgttgaaatgtgcattacaaataaacttgccccCCCCAGGAGGTGTGGTGACAGCGGGCCTGGCCATTTACGACACCATGCAGTACATCCTCAACCCCATCTCCACCTGGTGTGTTGGCCAGGCGGCCAGCATGGGCAGCTTGCTCCTGGCGGCGGGAACGTCGGGCATGAGGCATTCGCTGCCCAACGCCCGCATCATGGTTCACCAGCCTTCAGGGGGCACCAGGGTAAGCCGGCGACAGGGTCCTTTGATGCTGATGTGAGAATCGAGCATGGCGTTGGTCGCAGTCTGTAAAGGGGGTCATTTCatggtaatgtgtgtgtgtgtgtgtccagggtCAGGCCACGGACATCGCCATCCAGGCCGAGGAGATCATGAAGCTGAAGAGACAGATCAACATCCTCTACGCCAAACACACAAGGCAGCTGCTGACAACCATCGGTAGGTTGCTCTTTGTCTTCAGAGATCACAGCAGCAGCACGACACCCGCACCGAACACTTCCGTTCCAGTCACAGCATGAGACGCTACTCGCGCTGCACACTCTGAGTTCTCTGTTGAGACGCTGCTGGAGCTGACCGGGAGGCCGTTTCCAATGCTGCCGTTCCTGCTCCAATGTTTTTGGGAAAGGGAAAATAGTAAAAACGTCTCTTCAAAGTAACTGGTAAATGTCTTTTtgggcaaggcaagtttatttgtaacgCACATTTCAACAGAAGTCTcaaatctggatttaaaggagctgagggtctcagcagacctgcagctttcagggactttgGTCCacatatgtggagcagaagaactgaACACGGCTTCTCCGTGTTTAGTTctcttggaacagaaagtagaccagtcccagacgaaatgtatttaggccctaaaccattcagtgctttatgaACCAGCAGCaagtcaattctttgttggacaggaagacagtgcaaagacctcagaactggagtgatgtgatccactttcctggtcttagtgcTTAGCTACAgctttctgattgactttttgactgtgaacgcaccgttacagtagtTGAGTGTACTGAAGATAAACGCATGGACAAAACAAGCGACGGACCCCACAAAGAACAGAGGTCTTCCTGGGGGGCTTTTATAAAGGGGCAATTGTGTGCTCGCATGTTGGCCAGAACAACTTCACCAGGCCCCCCAGTGGCCAAAAGACCAGCAACAatgagtgcagctttaaatgcCAACAGCTGGTAAACTTGAGGATATGACATTACGGAACTAGGTGGTTATGAAAATGAATTCTTGAAGATTTCAAGCACAGTTTTCCGTTGAGTCGGCAGTGAACTGGGAGGACATTTGGGAGTGCGGTCCCAAAATTAGGAAATCTATGTTTGACATGCAGTAAGTCAACATGAGGTTTAAAGTCACAATAAACACCGGGTCTGTATGTCAGCTGTGAACGGCTCCAATAGAGGTCGCCatgagccaatcacagcagcaGCTGAGTGTAACCCATTTGCACGTCTTCAACCCGAGAGGAGGAGCTGATCGGTGACATCATTGAGGTCATGAGATGTTCATGTCTGTCCTGTCTTTTTCAGAGGGCGTGATGGAAAGGGACCGCTACATGAGCCCCATAGAGGCGCAGGACTTCGGCATCATCGATCGGGTGCTAGTCCACCCGCCCCAGGCGGGCCAGGACGAGCCCGAGCTGGTGCAGAAAGAGCCGGCGGCACCAGCCAGTCCGCCTCCGCAGCCAGAGTCGGCGGCCCCGGAGCAGACGCTCCCCGGGACCAACGCCCCCTCCTCGTACAAACCTGAGCCGTGACGGAGCCGTCGGGATACGGTACTTGTACAGTTTCTGAAGGGACAAGGCGGCGCCTCGGTGCCGTGTTTCTCTGGTCTTAAGTGGCTTCTTTTCTTCCCACCCTAACAACACATTGAGGCATCGGAGGCTAGTGAACAGAGAGGGTCCTCATGTGACGTTAATGTAATGTACCTTTTCATATTACTTTTGAGATGGTGATCCTAGATGAAATAAAAGTGATGGCTGAGAAGCAGACGGACATCTTTTTGAGTGAAAGTGGTCTCAGCTGCTCTTCTGTAACGCAGTGAGGTTATTCCTGTTCAGACCACTAAGATCGCCAGCTTGCTCGGGACCTCTTTGCTGAAGAGGCGTCCGCATTTGAACACTCATATTTGTGATGAATAAATGTGATAATTCTGACCACAATTCCCCAAAAACGCAGACTGCTTGTTCTGGATCCATAAAAGGTCTCAAATTCATCTCGGGGAAGAACGGAGACTCTCACAGATTGCGCCGACCATGAGAACAGAATGTATTTACAGCATTTCACGAGAACACAACTCGCACACCTAATTATCTGCTGACACCAAAAGTAAATGaacaaacacagcaacaaaaaatgtacaagGACAATCGAATGaggttattaaaaacaataacgcTGTACAAATGTCAGTGCAAGAGGATGAAAGTTCGCAGGCAGTGGAATCACTGGCATTAAACACGTCTAAATGGTGTTATCAATATGAGTGCGTTAATAAAACACTGCCCTGAAagtgggatgttttttttcttttgcggtttggaaaaaaaagttggatatattctgaaagcactatgaataAAATTTCTTCCTTTGACAATAACTTcacaacataaaaataaaataaaaactcccCATTTCCAGTTGAAGTACCCCAAACATTTACACCAATAAAATTAGTATCGTACAAATGAGTATTAAAAAGCTCTCCATCTTCTCTATCTCACGTCATCACATGAGCGAGCAGCTGCTCTTGGCCGAGGTTGTCCAGCGCAGCCAGCTCAGCTTGTCCTCCCGGTACGGTGGGTAGCGCAGGCCGTTGAGTCTCTCCAACATCCAGCCGCGCAGCATGACGGCCCGCCGGTGGCTGAACGTCTCGAAGCCCCAGCGGCCGTGGTAGCTGCCCCACCCGCTCGCCCCTGGCAGGAGGGAAACATAACGGCACTGAAACACTAAAAATTGTTCAACAACAGCGGAGGGGCAATACTTCCACGTTCCAGCCTCTTTGTTATTAAGTCGGGCTACAAATGACTCGGAAAGCATCTTTAAAAAGGTTCTCTCTGAAGATGAGTTTGAAAGTAAGATGACCGATCAAGTTGCCGTTTACACTTTACCTGTccaaaaatgtcatcacttaaTTATTTCATCCCATTAAACAGTTGTGTGAAATTGCGATAATTGACACGAGcgttcttgagttatggccctAAAAGCTGGACGTTTGTGCCCAATCTTCATGGCACAATTCAAAAGGGATCCACTAGAAATATTACCCTCCATATTTGTACGAAAGCATTTATTCTTTTGTCGTTACATTTAATTTTGCTAATGTACGACGACACAGTATcttaattactttaaatataaaaggtggcaaaaacaaaatggcaaccATATTTCCAGTTTCGCCAACCGGAAGCCAGCGTGGcaactcctttaaaaaaagtacgCGTTGTTTTACGAGTTAGTAATTCATTGGGTAATATTCGGTTGACCCAGGACATCAAGACACAAAGCCGGATTTTATAATAGAGCCCGACAGTTCCCTGAAATCCCACAACTCTCCAGCTGGGAAACAGGGAAGTGGGCGGCGCTTTGTGCCAGCATCACTACCTACCTACACCTCCGAAGGGCAGGGTCGGCAGGCACATGTGGATGATGCCGTCATTGGAGCAGAACCCTCCACTGCTGGTCTTCTCCAGAACTGTGTTCACCACCTTcagaaagaggggaggacaaCGGCTACGTCAAATACACGACACGACATGTCCACCGCCACGATGCAGCGTTCGGTGTTCTTACGGAGGACTCGTCGGAGAAGACGTAGAGGGCCAGCGGCTTCTCTTGGCGGTTGATGAAGGCGATGCCTTCCTCCAGAGACTCCACGGTGAGGATGGGCAGGATGGGGCCGAAGATCTCCTCCGCCATCAGAGCGTCGTCCTCTGACACGTCCACCAACACTGTGGGAGCTGACGGGAGACATAATTATCATATCAGCAATATTTaagagacaaaataatacaCATAGGAATACAGATTTTTTATggttacaatgttttttttcaacccaGAAAGAGTGTTACTGATTATCCGACTGACTGAAGAACTCCATTGTATTACACAGGGAGGCATTTATGATATTTACAAACACTCACCAACATACATGGTGGAGAGTGTTATAAAAACCATAGACTTGTATATAGAAGTGgacgttgtcatggtgacatcacccattggtttgtggactgcagttTTTACGTAGAGACGTCGTATAcagctctggtagcggcagcgacctgtcaatcacctggtagccccgtcctaaagcatactctgctttatggtctgtttgactctgaatggatcatcatttactaaactcatgtttacaatgtttactgagggaataaatcaagagagaagtagagtcatttatatagactactatacaaccagaggagtcgccccctgatggtcagtagagagaatgcagcttttaagacacttctgcgTCGGCTTCActtggcagaaccggaggttgtcACCGGATAAAAACTTGAAtgtaatatttcattttgtaacTTTGAACCTGTTTATGCCACAGTGTTGCCCTTGCGACCAATTTAACAGAAGACTAAATATCttttgttcaacattttgggactCTCTTGAGTCCTCGACCTGATGGGTCACTTTAAACCGGTAAGACAGGTGTCCATACCCCATATTCTGTTCTCTAATCTGGCTACATTATATTATAGCATTCACCATGACCCTATAATTGTGACTCATGGCCACTGTTACTTTAACGCTAATTTTGATGCCATTCTGAGAAAAATGTACATATTACGGGGTTTATCAGCCGGACAGCTCTGGGACACGGTCTACAAAAAGTCTACTTAATACAAAAGCTattctttaaattaaaaaaaatgtattctacaGTTTTTAACGCAAACCCACCGATGTACTTGTCCTCCTGGTCGCTCTCTCCTCCCAACACGACCTTGCCAGCAGACCTCTTGAGCAGCTCCATCAGTCGAGTCCAGTGTCGGGGCGACACGATGCGGGACAGGTCGGGGCTGGTCTGAGGATCCTCGCCGTAGAATTCCTCCAGGGTCTGGCGCAGCGCGGGCAGCAGGGCGTCCCTCGTGGCGGCCGAGCACAGCACGTAGTCCGGTGCCACGCAGCTCTGGCCGGCGTTGAAATACTTTGACCACACCAAGCGTCGAGCGGCGGCCGCGATGTTCACCCGCCCGTATATAAAACACGGACACTTGCCACCCAGTTCCAAGGTCACCGGGGTCAAGTGGACTGAGGCGGCCCGTAGGATGATGC of the Cyclopterus lumpus isolate fCycLum1 chromosome 8, fCycLum1.pri, whole genome shotgun sequence genome contains:
- the clpp gene encoding ATP-dependent Clp protease proteolytic subunit, mitochondrial isoform X1, which produces MLLRRVLHIGGLTLKHSRPIHHSPVWRSPLIPMVVEQTGRGERAYDIYSRLLRERIICVMGPIDDSVASLVIAQLLFLQSESNNKTIHMYINSPGGVVTAGLAIYDTMQYILNPISTWCVGQAASMGSLLLAAGTSGMRHSLPNARIMVHQPSGGTRGQATDIAIQAEEIMKLKRQINILYAKHTRQLLTTIEGVMERDRYMSPIEAQDFGIIDRVLVHPPQAGQDEPELVQKEPAAPASPPPQPESAAPEQTLPGTNAPSSYKPEP
- the clpp gene encoding ATP-dependent Clp protease proteolytic subunit, mitochondrial isoform X2; the encoded protein is MVVEQTGRGERAYDIYSRLLRERIICVMGPIDDSVASLVIAQLLFLQSESNNKTIHMYINSPGGVVTAGLAIYDTMQYILNPISTWCVGQAASMGSLLLAAGTSGMRHSLPNARIMVHQPSGGTRGQATDIAIQAEEIMKLKRQINILYAKHTRQLLTTIEGVMERDRYMSPIEAQDFGIIDRVLVHPPQAGQDEPELVQKEPAAPASPPPQPESAAPEQTLPGTNAPSSYKPEP
- the aldh3b1 gene encoding aldehyde dehydrogenase family 3 member B1 translates to METQSQVVDRLRSVFRSGVTIPVEFRLNQLAELMSMIKDNEEQILSALHKDLAKPKFEAIMSEVDIVVNELHYTIANLTTWIQPDYVAKNLATKLDDCFVRREALGVVLIIGPWNYPLHLLLLPLVSAIAAGNCAVIKPSEVSAHTDLLMAELIPKYLAQDCYAVVRGGAEETTTLLHNRFDHIFYTGSQTVARIILRAASVHLTPVTLELGGKCPCFIYGRVNIAAAARRLVWSKYFNAGQSCVAPDYVLCSAATRDALLPALRQTLEEFYGEDPQTSPDLSRIVSPRHWTRLMELLKRSAGKVVLGGESDQEDKYIAPTVLVDVSEDDALMAEEIFGPILPILTVESLEEGIAFINRQEKPLALYVFSDESSVVNTVLEKTSSGGFCSNDGIIHMCLPTLPFGGVGASGWGSYHGRWGFETFSHRRAVMLRGWMLERLNGLRYPPYREDKLSWLRWTTSAKSSCSLM